One genomic region from Thermoleptolyngbya sichuanensis A183 encodes:
- the pdeM gene encoding ligase-associated DNA damage response endonuclease PdeM, translating into MHEISVLNQRLQLLPDKAVYVPDLDLLLVADVHLGKSEAFQSLGVPIPNRVNQDTLERLNILCDRLSPKTLCVLGDLFHSPRGLDDAVLQSWIHFAETCGATVQVILGNHDRAIASLLDSFEIPFHAHPIEYPGLVLSHEPADVPDCVNLCGHIHPCLRLKTRLDSLRLPCFLLEPPHRLILPSFGGFTGGYEVRLTPGAIAYGVAEDKVVPFSGNSQAGRRRIQTF; encoded by the coding sequence ATGCATGAAATCTCTGTTCTCAATCAGCGCCTCCAGCTTTTGCCAGACAAGGCCGTATATGTTCCTGATTTGGATTTGCTGCTGGTCGCAGACGTGCATTTGGGAAAATCCGAAGCGTTCCAGTCGCTGGGTGTGCCAATTCCCAATCGTGTGAATCAGGATACGCTGGAACGACTCAATATCCTGTGCGATCGCCTCTCGCCCAAAACGCTCTGTGTTCTAGGCGATCTGTTCCATTCGCCCCGCGGACTGGATGACGCAGTCCTGCAATCCTGGATTCACTTTGCTGAGACCTGTGGCGCAACGGTGCAGGTGATCTTGGGAAATCACGATCGGGCGATCGCCTCTTTGCTAGATTCATTTGAAATCCCGTTCCACGCCCACCCCATCGAATATCCTGGACTCGTTCTCAGTCACGAACCGGCTGATGTTCCTGATTGCGTGAATCTTTGTGGTCATATCCATCCCTGTTTGCGGCTCAAGACTCGACTCGACTCGCTCCGACTGCCGTGCTTCTTGCTGGAGCCGCCCCATCGGCTGATCCTGCCGTCCTTCGGCGGCTTCACGGGCGGCTATGAGGTGCGGCTAACACCAGGGGCGATCGCCTATGGGGTGGCAGAAGATAAAGTCGTCCCGTTTTCGGGAAACTCGCAGGCGGGGCGGCGCAGAATCCAAACTTTCTAA